From Ignatzschineria sp. RMDPL8A, a single genomic window includes:
- a CDS encoding hemagglutinin repeat-containing protein produces MKSTNLTADNDINIIAAESTSSEASKNSSSGWNAGVVAAIGSGGTGFGITAGANKGKGKGQGSGEYYTNSVVGTETGKTIIVSGGNTNIVGGEVYGKGVELDVGGDLTIVSTQNRSDYHSNQKDSSVQGAWMLGGGGSVSGSHSQSKIDANYQSVTDQSGIFAGDDGFQVKVEGNTHLSGGVIVANEKAELEGLNSFETGTITSNDLVNKSEYDGEGVGISGGYGYQNDGPNNPKGTNPTQTETVNLPDGSHSVNKNVGYGKDKESESSVTQSGIGTGNIKVTDNEKQKELTEQTAEEATKGIESNLTTETVADNSGAIENIFDKEKVQAEIDLQVKVTQQFDRTRQDMKQIINQKIDEYKDKNPDKAKDWQNAGLLLDMLAGGLSSPGEGLGIVAGAANPAVAQMIKGMVNDGTLEEGGLSHLLAHGIAGAAMAAANGGDLLSGALTAGGAEALAPIIAEFLYGKGKKPEDLTADEKNTLSAIIGILGIGAGALTGDSALDAVIGDSVATNAVENNLTHNKAGSNKLPDRLKELDTKISEHIPSMDEFQEKFDQCTTNECKKEVREEYYKASELGDQKILELYESGELSKEDIKDLVSHYRDAMMKGASEGEKRWENNPSTLSTLEWANTISNSALNAIHEAILIDEMTAKRGIILVILKIMPVMKNS; encoded by the coding sequence ATAAAATCAACAAATCTGACGGCTGATAATGATATTAATATTATCGCTGCAGAGAGCACTTCTAGTGAAGCTAGTAAAAACAGTAGCTCAGGCTGGAATGCCGGCGTTGTGGCGGCAATTGGTTCTGGTGGAACGGGTTTTGGGATTACTGCCGGTGCCAATAAAGGCAAAGGTAAAGGTCAAGGCAGCGGCGAGTATTACACCAATAGCGTTGTCGGCACTGAAACAGGCAAAACCATAATCGTAAGTGGTGGCAATACCAATATTGTTGGTGGTGAAGTCTATGGAAAAGGCGTAGAACTTGATGTCGGTGGTGATCTTACGATCGTTAGTACGCAAAATCGTTCCGATTACCATAGTAATCAGAAAGACTCTTCTGTTCAAGGTGCGTGGATGTTGGGCGGTGGTGGTTCTGTTTCAGGAAGTCATAGCCAATCTAAAATCGATGCTAATTATCAGTCTGTAACAGATCAGAGCGGAATTTTTGCCGGCGATGATGGTTTCCAAGTGAAAGTTGAGGGGAATACGCACCTTTCAGGTGGCGTTATTGTGGCCAATGAAAAAGCAGAGTTAGAAGGTCTTAACAGCTTTGAAACCGGCACGATTACCTCCAATGATCTTGTCAATAAATCAGAATATGATGGTGAAGGGGTTGGGATTAGCGGCGGTTATGGCTATCAAAATGATGGGCCAAACAATCCGAAAGGAACTAATCCAACGCAAACAGAAACGGTTAATCTCCCTGATGGCTCGCATAGTGTGAATAAAAATGTGGGTTACGGTAAAGATAAAGAGTCTGAATCAAGCGTCACACAATCAGGTATTGGCACCGGCAACATTAAAGTTACGGATAATGAGAAGCAGAAAGAACTCACCGAACAAACCGCCGAGGAAGCAACAAAAGGGATTGAGAGCAATCTCACCACCGAAACCGTTGCTGACAATAGTGGTGCGATCGAGAATATCTTTGATAAAGAGAAAGTCCAAGCGGAGATTGATCTACAAGTTAAAGTAACGCAGCAGTTTGACCGAACGCGTCAGGATATGAAGCAGATCATCAATCAAAAAATTGATGAATACAAGGATAAAAATCCAGATAAAGCGAAAGATTGGCAAAATGCCGGCTTACTACTCGATATGCTTGCCGGCGGTCTATCAAGTCCCGGCGAGGGTTTAGGCATTGTTGCTGGCGCAGCAAATCCTGCAGTAGCGCAAATGATCAAAGGAATGGTCAATGATGGGACGCTTGAAGAAGGAGGTTTAAGTCATCTCCTCGCGCACGGAATCGCCGGCGCAGCAATGGCAGCGGCCAATGGTGGCGATCTATTATCAGGAGCATTAACGGCAGGCGGTGCAGAAGCTCTAGCGCCGATCATTGCAGAATTCCTCTACGGCAAAGGCAAAAAACCAGAAGATTTAACCGCAGATGAAAAAAATACCCTAAGCGCCATTATCGGAATTCTCGGTATAGGAGCTGGAGCTTTAACAGGTGATAGCGCCCTAGATGCCGTAATCGGTGACAGTGTTGCAACCAATGCGGTGGAGAATAATCTTACTCACAATAAAGCTGGCTCGAATAAGCTTCCTGATCGGTTGAAAGAGCTTGATACAAAAATTTCTGAACATATTCCAAGTATGGATGAATTTCAGGAAAAATTTGATCAATGTACAACTAATGAATGTAAAAAAGAGGTTCGTGAAGAATATTATAAGGCTTCAGAGTTAGGTGATCAGAAAATTCTTGAACTTTATGAGTCAGGAGAGTTATCAAAAGAAGATATTAAGGATTTAGTCTCCCATTATCGAGATGCGATGATGAAAGGGGCTAGTGAAGGAGAGAAAAGATGGGAGAATAATCCATCAACCTTATCAACGCTTGAGTGGGCTAATACTATATCTAATTCCGCTCTAAATGCGATTCATGAGGCGATATTAATTGATGAAATGACAGCCAAAAGGGGAATAATTCTAGTAATTTTAAAGATCATGCCCGTAATGAAAAACTCATAG
- a CDS encoding polymorphic toxin type 50 domain-containing protein, whose amino-acid sequence MVGTNENKTANSSSSTPRSTLSKDLDVQKIVDQYAGTGRVIPGGKKFGEPGSKERISSDRVIGNYYDAGLQKFIPTKNFIIHYSKKGVHIVPARP is encoded by the coding sequence ATAGTCGGAACAAATGAAAATAAAACAGCAAATTCTAGCAGCTCAACACCAAGATCTACTTTAAGTAAAGATTTGGATGTTCAAAAAATTGTAGACCAATATGCAGGAACAGGTAGAGTGATTCCAGGAGGGAAAAAATTTGGAGAGCCAGGTTCAAAAGAAAGAATTTCTAGTGATAGAGTCATCGGGAATTATTATGATGCCGGTTTACAAAAATTTATTCCCACAAAAAATTTTATAATTCATTACTCAAAAAAAGGAGTTCACATTGTCCCAGCAAGACCTTAA
- the alaS gene encoding alanine--tRNA ligase yields the protein MKTEEIRRKFLDYFVSKGHTEVPSSSLLPANDPTLLFTNAGMNQFKDLFLGHEKRDYKTATTTQKCVRAGGKHNDLENVGYTARHHTFFEMLGNFSFGDYFKEKAITYAWELLTEVYKLPKEKLLVTVYHTDDEAYDIWHKQIGIPAEKIIRIGDLPDGSSDNFWQMGDTGPCGPCSEIFYDHGAHIWGGPPGSPEEDGDRFIEIWNLVFMQYNRDEEGVLHALPNPSIDTGMGLERIAAVLQHVHSNYEIDLFVNLIKASADAVGITDLENNSLKVISDHIRSVSFLIADGIIPSNEGRGYVLRRILRRAIRHGYKLGQKDLFLHKIVKALVNEMGEAFPGLKEKQSFIEETIKEEEKRFSTTLENGLKLLEEDIAKLEGSTIQGETIFKLYDTYGFPVDLTNDIARERDLTLDMDGFEVCMEEQRQRARAASNFSADKMVEFHESQNTKFEGYSETEGTATVIALASGSEEVESISSDDEIAVIVLDKTPFYAESGGQVGDTGVITADGFEFLVTSTQKQLNTFLHYGVVKQGSLKKGAKVMAKIDAFRRELIKKNHSATHLLHKALQEHLGSHIEQKGSLVTDERLRFDFSHNEPISYKDLQAINYMVNIAITKNSPVSANEMPIDDAKAKGAMALFGEKYGDVVRVIEMGDSIELCGGTHVERTGDIGLFRIVSETGIAAGVRRIEAVTYKKALEIGFMNDATLNTLVETLKTDRPHIVTRVDEALDEVKQLRKEVAKLKSQLVFANRESIINNAMELSGVKVIIEKLDGADNRSLRELCDNLQASTHGATLLLSEVDGRVALVASVAKELTKTFKAGDFLNVAAAEVGGKGGGRPNSANGGGTEPENMDKAIEAAKAWITAKLS from the coding sequence ATGAAAACAGAAGAAATACGTCGGAAATTTTTAGATTATTTCGTTAGCAAGGGGCACACCGAAGTGCCCTCGAGCTCTTTGCTCCCTGCAAACGACCCAACCCTGCTCTTTACCAATGCGGGGATGAACCAGTTTAAAGACCTCTTTTTAGGCCACGAAAAACGGGATTATAAAACCGCGACCACAACGCAAAAATGCGTTCGTGCAGGTGGAAAACATAACGACTTAGAAAATGTCGGTTACACCGCCCGTCACCACACCTTTTTTGAGATGCTCGGTAACTTTAGCTTTGGGGATTACTTCAAAGAGAAAGCGATCACCTACGCGTGGGAACTCTTAACGGAAGTTTATAAACTCCCGAAAGAAAAACTCCTCGTCACCGTCTATCACACCGATGATGAAGCCTATGATATCTGGCACAAACAGATCGGCATTCCCGCTGAGAAAATTATCCGCATTGGCGATCTACCCGATGGCTCGTCGGATAACTTCTGGCAGATGGGCGATACCGGTCCATGCGGCCCCTGCTCTGAGATCTTCTACGATCACGGCGCGCACATTTGGGGAGGTCCTCCAGGATCACCGGAAGAAGATGGCGACCGTTTTATCGAGATTTGGAACCTTGTATTCATGCAATACAATCGTGACGAAGAAGGCGTGCTTCATGCACTTCCGAATCCATCGATCGATACCGGTATGGGGCTTGAGCGAATTGCGGCCGTTTTACAACACGTTCACAGCAACTACGAGATCGATCTTTTTGTCAATCTCATCAAAGCGTCTGCCGATGCGGTGGGCATTACCGACTTAGAGAATAACTCGCTTAAAGTGATTAGCGACCATATTCGTTCGGTCTCGTTCTTAATTGCCGATGGCATTATTCCTTCAAATGAAGGCCGTGGATATGTGCTTCGCCGTATTTTACGCCGTGCGATTCGTCATGGGTATAAACTCGGGCAAAAAGATCTTTTCCTTCACAAAATCGTCAAAGCGCTTGTCAATGAGATGGGTGAGGCTTTCCCGGGTCTAAAAGAGAAGCAATCCTTTATCGAAGAGACCATCAAAGAGGAAGAGAAACGCTTCTCAACCACGCTTGAAAATGGTCTAAAACTTCTTGAAGAAGATATCGCAAAACTTGAAGGCTCCACCATTCAAGGCGAAACGATCTTTAAGCTCTACGATACCTACGGCTTCCCCGTTGATTTAACCAACGACATTGCCCGTGAACGTGATTTAACCCTCGATATGGATGGGTTTGAAGTATGCATGGAAGAGCAGCGTCAACGGGCTCGTGCCGCAAGTAACTTCAGCGCCGATAAGATGGTTGAATTCCACGAATCCCAAAATACCAAATTTGAAGGATATTCTGAAACAGAAGGGACCGCAACCGTGATTGCCCTTGCCTCTGGATCTGAGGAAGTTGAATCGATCTCAAGCGATGATGAAATTGCCGTAATCGTTCTCGATAAAACCCCATTTTATGCCGAATCCGGTGGACAAGTGGGCGATACCGGTGTGATTACTGCCGATGGGTTTGAGTTTTTAGTGACTAGCACGCAAAAACAGCTCAACACCTTCCTTCATTATGGGGTTGTTAAGCAAGGCTCTCTCAAAAAAGGCGCGAAAGTAATGGCTAAAATTGATGCGTTCCGCCGTGAGCTCATCAAGAAAAATCACTCAGCAACGCATCTTTTACATAAAGCATTGCAAGAGCATTTAGGTAGCCACATCGAGCAGAAGGGGTCGCTTGTTACAGACGAACGTCTCCGTTTTGACTTCTCACACAACGAACCGATTAGCTATAAAGATCTGCAAGCAATCAACTACATGGTCAATATAGCGATTACCAAAAACTCGCCGGTTTCAGCCAATGAAATGCCGATCGACGATGCGAAAGCGAAAGGCGCGATGGCGCTCTTTGGTGAGAAATATGGCGATGTGGTGCGCGTGATTGAGATGGGTGATTCCATTGAACTTTGTGGCGGTACACACGTTGAGCGTACCGGTGATATCGGGCTCTTCCGCATTGTCTCGGAAACCGGAATTGCAGCAGGCGTTCGCCGCATAGAAGCAGTAACTTATAAAAAAGCGCTTGAAATTGGTTTTATGAACGACGCGACGCTTAATACGCTCGTTGAGACCCTTAAAACCGACCGTCCGCACATTGTTACCCGCGTCGATGAAGCCCTTGATGAGGTGAAGCAACTGCGTAAAGAGGTTGCGAAACTCAAATCACAACTCGTATTTGCTAATCGCGAGAGTATTATCAACAACGCGATGGAATTGAGCGGCGTTAAAGTGATTATCGAAAAACTCGATGGCGCTGATAACCGTTCACTCCGTGAACTTTGCGATAACCTACAAGCAAGCACTCATGGCGCAACGCTTCTTCTTTCTGAAGTTGATGGTCGGGTCGCACTTGTGGCATCGGTTGCAAAAGAGTTAACCAAAACCTTTAAGGCGGGCGATTTCTTAAATGTAGCCGCCGCAGAAGTTGGCGGAAAAGGGGGCGGTCGCCCTAATTCAGCAAACGGTGGTGGCACTGAACCTGAAAATATGGACAAAGCGATTGAAGCCGCGAAAGCGTGGATTACCGCGAAACTTAGCTAA
- the leuD gene encoding 3-isopropylmalate dehydratase small subunit, whose product MKPFTTHKGIVIPIDRANIDTDAIIPKQFLTSIYKTGFGVNLFDEWRYLDQGKPGMDNSKRPLNMDFPLNKPEYQGGSILLARENFGCGSSREHAVWALDDFGIRSVISSSYSDIFYNNCFKNGLLPIRLTESEIASLFEFAEKESGLEIEIDLPNQTVTAIAGGRALHEAYHFELDEFRKHCLIHGLDDISLTLEHADEIRAYEEKRAKEAPWIFE is encoded by the coding sequence ATGAAACCATTTACCACCCATAAAGGCATTGTGATTCCGATTGATCGCGCTAACATCGACACCGACGCCATCATTCCCAAACAATTTTTAACCAGTATTTATAAGACCGGATTTGGGGTCAACCTCTTTGACGAATGGCGTTATCTTGACCAAGGGAAACCGGGAATGGATAACTCAAAACGCCCGCTCAATATGGATTTCCCCTTAAATAAGCCGGAATATCAAGGCGGATCGATCCTCCTTGCCCGTGAAAACTTTGGCTGTGGCTCATCGCGCGAACATGCGGTTTGGGCACTTGATGACTTTGGCATTCGCTCCGTGATTAGCTCAAGTTATTCCGATATTTTCTACAATAACTGCTTTAAAAATGGTCTGCTCCCTATTCGTTTAACTGAAAGCGAAATTGCAAGCCTATTTGAATTTGCGGAAAAAGAGAGTGGCCTAGAGATCGAGATCGATCTACCGAATCAAACGGTCACTGCGATCGCTGGCGGCAGAGCGCTCCACGAAGCTTATCACTTTGAGCTCGACGAATTTCGCAAACATTGCCTCATTCACGGACTCGATGATATTAGCTTAACGCTTGAACATGCAGACGAAATTCGCGCTTATGAAGAAAAACGCGCAAAAGAAGCGCCTTGGATCTTCGAATAA